A stretch of the Nothobranchius furzeri strain GRZ-AD chromosome 5, NfurGRZ-RIMD1, whole genome shotgun sequence genome encodes the following:
- the nr1d2a gene encoding nuclear receptor subfamily 1 group D member 2 encodes MPEDVGTAKPGGVIAYISSSSASTSESCVNSSYASASPAVPRSSLPSRAVGMVVDIAPPAKRGPGSEKTGRSTTSTKCSITKINGMVLLCKVCGDVASGFHYGVHACEGCKGFFRRSIQQNIQYKKCLKMENCTIMRINRNRCQQCRFKKCLAVGMSRDAVRFGRIPKREKQRMLLEMQNAMNNMMSKNSQLHNMLHSDQSSSLPMDAMSSDASSSSSSSSSSSSTSEFPSCSNPSSPQCPQDSESVVSMDTNSSSASSCASDSSEDEAVVTISRQHQEAFPFSQQRSQTQDQLSSSPGTAALETGCNSRAEEQQQSFNCWNNNDNSAAGSYQRCPYSSSVSNSAFRDETGAYQQQQHSHKPHDFNAQSTSSGSDRPNSCVKSRAYLVCPMNTSPYVDPNKPSQEIWEEFSMSFTPAVREVVEFAKKIPGFRDLSEHDQVSLLKAGTFEVLMVRFASLFNMAEQTVTFLSGKQYSLGTLRSLGAGELLNSMCEFSEKLAALRLNQDEMSLFTAVVLVSADHSGIQNLNSVEALQDKLIWALRNLVMQNHGDESATTFTKLLLKLPELRSLNNMHSEELLSFKVHP; translated from the exons ATGCCGGAGGACGTCGGAACCGCCAAACCCG GAGGAGTCATTGCCTACATTTCATCCAGCTCTGCCTCCACCTCGGAGTCCTGTGTGAACAGCAGCTACGCGTCAGCATCACCGGCTGTGCCTCGATCCTCGCTGCCCAGTAGGGCCGTGGGCATGGTAGTGGATATTGCTCCACCCGCAAAGCGCGGCCCGGGCTCCGAGAAGACCGGTCGCTCCACCACTTCCACGAAGTGCAGCATCACCA AAATTAACGGTATGGTGCTGCTGTGCAAGGTGTGCGGCGACGTGGCCTCAGGTTTCCACTACGGCGTCCACGCCTGTGAGGGATGCAAG GGCTTCTTCAGGAGAAGCATCCAGCAGAACATCCAGTATAAGAAGTGTCTGAAGATGGAGAACTGCACCATCATGAGGATCAACAGGAACCGTTGTCAGCAGTGTCGCTTCAAGAAGTGTCTGGCTGTCGGCATGTCTAGAGACG CTGTGAGATTTGGCCGCATCCCAAAAAGAGAGAAGCAGAGGATGCTGCTGGAGATGCAGAATGCCATGAACAACATGATGAGCAAAAACAGCCAGCTGCACAATATGCTGCACAGCGACCAGAGCTCCTCTCTACCCATGGATGCCATGAGCAGCGACGCCAGCtcatcctcttcttcttcctcctcctcctcctctacctCTGAATTTCCATCGTGTTCCAACCCGTCCTCCCCTCAGTGCCCCCAGGACTCTGAGTCAGTGGTTTCCATGGACACCAACTCTAGCTCAGCCTCTTCCTGTGCATCGGACAGCAGCGAGGACGAGGCCGTGGTAACGATAAGCAGACAGCACCAAGAGGCCTTTCCTTTCAGCCAGCAGAGGTCACAGACTCAGGATCAACTCTCCTCGTCACCTGGCACGGCTGCCCTGGAGACGGGCTGCAACAGCcgcgcggaggagcagcagcaaagtTTCAACTGCTGGAACAACAACGACAACTCAGCTGCAGGAAGCTACCAGCGCTGTCCGTACAGCAGCAGCGTCTCCAACTCTGCCTTCAGAGACGAGACAGGAGCATACCAACAGCAGCAGCACAGCCACAAACCGCATGACTTCAACGCACAATCCACCTCCAGTGGTTCCGACAGACCAAACAGCTGTGTGAAGAGCAGAGCATACCTG GTCTGCCCCATGAACACTTCACCTTACGTGGACCCCAACAAGCCCAGCCAAGAGATCTGGGAAGAGTTCTCCATGAGCTTCACCCCCGCCGTGCGGGAGGTGGTGGAGTTTGCCAAGAAGATCCCAGGCTTCCGTGACCTCTCTGAACACGACCAAGTGAGCCTGCTGAAAGCCGGAACATTCGAG GTGTTGATGGTCCGGTTTGCCTCCCTTTTCAACATGGCCGAGCAGACGGTCACCTTTCTGAGCGGTAAGCAATACAGCCTCGGCACGCTGCGATCGCTGGGTGCCGGCGAGCTGCTCAACTCCATGTGCGAGTTCAGCGAGAAGCTGGCGGCTCTGCGGCTCAACCAGGATGAAATGAGCCTCTTCACTGCAGTGGTGCTCGTCTCAGCCG ATCACTCTGGGATTCAGAATTTAAACTCAGTGGAGGCCTTGCAGGACAAACTGATCTGGGCGCTGCGGAACCTGGTGATGCAGAACCACGGCGACGAGTCAGCCACCACTTTCACTAAGCTGCTGCTCAAACTTCCTGAGCTGCGGTCGCTCAACAACATGCACTCCGAGGAGCTGCTCTCATTCAAGGTGCACCCATGA